One genomic segment of Vulpes vulpes isolate BD-2025 chromosome 2, VulVul3, whole genome shotgun sequence includes these proteins:
- the LOC112906926 gene encoding epididymal-specific lipocalin-9-like, with protein MALLLLSLGLSLVSTQELNPQAIVRKNYDMAKVSGVWYSVSMASDDMKRIEKDGDLRVFIQNIESLEDGSLKFNFQFMVLGECVKVAVVCEKTDRNGEYTVNYEGNNRVLLSETDYKLYITFHLRNMRNGTETNVLALYGRVPDLSPSFLERFEKVCRKYGLGPQNILSLSDQNDCCKYKK; from the exons ATGGCCCTGCTCCTGCTGAGCCTGGGGCTGAGCCTGGTCTCCACCCAGGAGCTCAACCCCCAAGCCATCGTGCGGAAAAACTATGACATGGCCAAG GTGTCGGGGGTCTGGTACTCAGTGTCCATGGCCTCGGATGACATGAAGCGGATTGAGAAAGATGGGGACTTGAGGGTCTTCATACAGAATATCGAAAGCTTAGAAGACGGCAGTCTGAAGTTCAATTTCCAGTTCAT GGTGCTCGGGGAGTGCGTGAAGGTGGCCGTGGTCTGTGAGAAGACGGACAGGAACGGGGAGTACACCGTCAACT ATGAGGGGAACAACAGGGTGCTCCTCTCGGAGACAGACTACAAACTGTACATCACCTTCCATCTCCGGAACATGAGGAATGGAACAGAGACCAACGTGCTGGCACTCTATG GACGGGTGCCAGACCTGAGTCCCAGCTTCCTGGAGAGGTTTGAGAAAGTCTGCAGAAAGTACGGGCTGGGTCCTCAGAACATCCTCAGCCTGAGCGACCAAA ACGACTGTTGCAAATACAAGAAGTAG
- the GLT6D1 gene encoding putative glycosyltransferase 6 domain-containing protein 1: MHLWGQQVVDGLRGVPNVGLHCTQLRVKATLVVNEGGEPMPSPFTASKLVLRDEVELRLSDWFNPRKRPDVVTTTDWLAPVIWEGTFNRRVLEEYYRGQDLTIGLAVLATGRIADQYLELFMQSANKHFMTGYRVIFYIMVDAMCQLPNLEPGPLQTFQVFTIREDSREDFHLMHMKNLASHILGHIQDEVDFLFSMTANRVFQNDFGVETLGTSVAQLHAWWYFKDIKDFPYERRFRSAACILLGEGDFYYDGSVVGGTPLEILDFIQEYLEGMIHDKENGLNSTYERYLNKYFFTHKPTKLLSPEYSWDTALQLPAQIWLVKAAQCSHMCLHT; this comes from the exons ATGCATCTCTGGGGACAGCAGGTGGTGGATGGGCTTCGTGGAGTACCTAATGTTGGCCTGCACTGCACGCAGCTGCGTGT CAAAGCCACTCTGGTGGTGAACGAGGGGGGTGAACCTATGCCATCTCCGTTCACAGCCTCTAAGCTGGTGCTACG GGATGAAGTAGAACTCCGGCTCTCAGACTGGTTCAATCCGAG AAAACGCCCTGATGTTGTAACGACCACGGACTGGCTCGCTCCAGTCATATGGGAAGGCACCTTTAATAGACGGGTCCTGGAAGAGTACTACAGAGGACAGGACCTCACCATAGGCCTGGCTGTCCTTGCTACTGGCAG GATCGCAGACCAGTACTTAGAGCTATTCATGCAGTCGGCCAATAAGCACTTCATGACCGGCTACAGAGTCATCTTCTACATCATGGTGGATGCCATGTGTCAGCTGCCCAACCTGGAGCCGGGTCCTCTGCAGACATTCCAGGTATTCACCATCAGAGAAGACAGCCGGGAGGACTTTCACCTCATGCATATGAAGAACTTGGCTTCGCACATCCTAGGGCACATTCAGGATGAAGTCGACTTTCTTTTCAGCATGACGGCCAACAGGGTCTTCCAGAACGATTTTGGGGTGGAGACCCTGGGCACGTCTGTGGCTCAGCTCCATGCCTGGTGGTACTTCAAAGACATAAAGGACTTCCCTTACGAGAGGAGGTTCAGATCAGCGGCGTGCATCCTATTGGGAGAGGGGGACTTCTACTATGATGGCTCCGTCGTGGGTGGCACGCCTCTGGAGATTTTAGACTTCATCCAAGAATACCTGGAAGGGATGATTCACGACAAGGAAAATGGGCTGAACAGCACCTACGAAAGATACCTGAACAAGTACTTTTTCACCCACAAGCCCACCAAGCTGCTGTCTCCGGAGTACAGCTGGGACACGGCGCTGCAGCTCCCGGCACAGATTTGGTTGGTCAAGGCAGCGCAGTGCTCCCACATGTGCCTGCACACGTAG
- the LOC140596270 gene encoding minor allergen Can f 2-like: MATLRGPLLLLTLGLGLASAQKALEEVPVEPGFQAQKVEGRWLTIQLAASRAHLVSPTDPLRLGLHSIWTRDEDVEFVLFWTGDGVCKGMNITVHPTGLQGQFQGSLEGGSSMHVHFVSTDYSNLILYIRLEDEEETTSLWALLARRVPGDPAWLRKYLEYVAKFQLQQALVFNLDGEHGPPDTQHRTCKSKAVARLLHCPVPRAASGQNS, encoded by the exons ATGGCCACGCTGCGAGGGCCACTCCTGCTGCTGACCCTTGGCCTGGGTCTGGCCAGTGCTCAGAAGGCTCTGGAAGAGGTGCCGGTAGAGCCGGGGTTTCAGGCCCAGAAG GTGGAGGGCCGCTGGCTGACCATCCAGCTGGCTGCCAGCCGCGCCCACCTGGTCTCCCCCACCGATCCCCTGAGGCTCGGCCTCCACTCCATCTGGACCCGGGATGAGGACGTGGAATTTGTCTTGTTCTGGAC AGGAGACGGGGTGTGCAAAGGAATGAACATCACCGTCCACCCAACTGGGCTCCAAGGCCAGTTCCAAGGCTCCT TGGAGGGAGGCAGCAGCATGCACGTCCACTTCGTCAGCACGGACTACAGCAATCTCATTCTCTACATCCGCCTGGAGGACGAAGAAGAGACCACCAGCTTGTGGGCCCTGCTGG CCAGAAGAGTGCCCGGAGACCCCGCGTGGCTGAGGAAGTACCTTGAGTATGTCGCCAAGTTCCAGCTGCAGCAAGCCCTAGTCTTCAACCTCGATGGTGAGCACGGCCCCCCAGACAC GCAGCACCGGACTTGCAAAAGCAAGGCCGTGGCCCGTCTCCTGCACTGCCCTGTGCCACGGGCTGCTTCGGGACAAAACTCTTGA